GTCAGCTAACACCCCGCTTAGGGGCAAAAATACGTGGGCTATAATGCGAAGCAGCCCACGTGTTTGCGTCCCAGCGAACGAAGTGAGTGCCTTAATTTTTTTGTTATGTGTGAGCCGAAATAGCAACTGGCTAACCACGCAACAGCTTTACAAACTTAACTGATTGCTTTACAGCCTCATATGTAAAGAATGCTACAACAGAAACGCTAATCGCAAATTGAATGCTAGCCGGAAGTAAATTCATAAACCTTAAACCTCGTGAAGTAAATTCGATTGGTTCATTGCTTTGCCATGCGTAATAGAAATGAGAAGCAACCCAGCTAAATAGAGATACTAACAACCAGAGGCTTAATGCTCCGATAAATGCTAGCTCAGTATCTCCACCATCTTTATTTGTCATCCTTGGAACACCTAACGCCCCAACTTTGGGGCACAAATACATGGGCTAAAACAACGAGCGAAGCGAGGGAGCCCATGTGTTTGTGTCCCAGCGAACGCAGTGAGCGCCAACAGTTGTTTGTTAGCTGCACATGCTGATTAAACCGCAATTATTAATGTTAAACAGACAATAATTAGCCAACCGTAAATACTAAAGTACTTGAGCATATCAGATTGCAACATAGGCAAGTAGTTTTGACTGAACTCTGCTGCTACACGTGGAAACATAGCAATACCGAAGCCAATGCTTGGAAACAAAAAGAAAAACATAAAGCGGGGATCGCGAATAGTCGAAACTGGTTCATAGAAGGAATAAATGCCTGATTTACCCAAAACTAAAATCATTCCCAAATAAAGCGCAAATAATAAAGAGGCTATTTTTTCAGCCCTCCCCCAAATCTTGGGGTCGTCAAAAGTGCCATATTCGTTGAAATGACGCACAGCAAAAAAAGACGGAATAGAAATTAAAACAACTGTTGAGATTAATGTTTCCATATTTGCAGCTAACTTTTCAATAACGGGCGCAGGCACGTAGGGCATAATGGCGAAGCGGCCCTGCGTGTATGCGTCCCAGCGAACGAAGTGAGTGAGTTTATTGAGTTGTTATATGCGTGCATATTACTACCTCATTCTGCTCTGAACTGTCGACGCCAGTTGTAGATTTGTTGCGCGGAAATACCCAGTTCTGCGGCTACGGATTGGTTGGAGTTACCTTTCTGATCTGCTCGACGAACAGCCTCTTTACGAAACTCTTCAGTGTAAGCGTGAACCTTCTTTTTATTAGCCATAAGTCACCTCTTATCTAACTATAGGAGATGTCCACTAAGTTTGGGTAAGTCCTGCATATAACACCCGCATAAAGGGCGATAATACATGGGCTAAAATAAGGAACGAAGTGACGCAGCCCATGTATTAGCGTCCCAGCGAGCTTGCAAGCGATTTAATGCGTTTGTTATGTGCGCACCTCTTAAATTTTAAAGCCATCTTTTGACAGGGAGCGACAGTAACGAAAACACATTAAAGCTATTGGCACCTGAAGAAAAGCTAAGCAGTAAAAAAACACCTTAACGGCGGTGTAAGCATCGTAATTTAGTAACTGTATTAAAGATATAAAGGCGCAGGCTAGAGCAAAGAAAATTTCGAGCTGAACTAAATAATACCTGATTAATTTATTTTTATTTATCATAGTTTGCTGAGCACATAACTTTTAAATAAGGGGCGCAGGCATGTGGGCTAAAATGCGAAGCAGCCCACGTGAATGCGTCCCAGCCTGCGCCAGCAGGCGACTTAATTTTTTTGTTATACACAAACCGTGTGTTAACTGCCAGCATGTTGAAGAAAATAGAGTAAAAGTGCTGAACAAAACAACCAACGCTTTTAACTTTTACTGGTTGTCAAAGAAGAGGGCTGCTTGAGTTGAAAAGCAGGGCTTTCAAGCTTCCTTCGATGCTGACAAAAAACAAAGCGAACCCCAAAAGCTGCTGTAAAAAAGCGCTGGGCTTTGATTTACTTTTTACTAAATAATGGGTGGTGTATAACTTTTAAATAAGGGGCGATAACGCGTAGGGCATAAAAGCGAAGCGGCCCTGCGTGTTAGCGTCCCAGTGACCAACGGGAACGGCTTAATTTGTTTGTTAGGTTTTTACCCCATTGTGTAGAAAAGAAGGCAGCCAAGAATACACCCATCATTATAAAGACATCTGCTAAGTTAAAAACCCCAGTATGCAGTGGTCCCAGCTGAAGTAAAAGAAAATCTATTACGCGCCCAGTGTTTGTTAGCCTATCGTAAACGTTGCCAATGCCGCCAGCTAGGATTAGTGAGCCGACAATAAAACTGGCATTGGATAAAGGCTTAAGGCAAAGATAGGCGAATACTGCTAACAAGAACAAAGTGACAAACGCACTAAAAATGATAGTTCGAGTTTCATGCGGCAGTGAAGAGCCCAAGCTTAAGAAAGCTCCGGGGTTTTCATGATAAGTAAGAACTAAAAAGCCATTAAGGTACGAAATCGGTTGTGAGCCCATTAGGTAATTAACGGCTTGTACCTTTGAAAATTGGTCACAACCAACCAACGGCAAAAGTAATAGAAGCAAAATCAATACGCGTTTCTTCACAAAAAATCCTTTTTATTCAATAGAGAAACCTAACACCCACATAAGGGGCAGTAATACATGGGCTAAAATTCGAGCGAAGCGACAGAGCCCATGTGTTACTGTCCCAGCGAGCTTGCGAGCGACTTAATGTGATTGTTAGATTTACTCACCCTTTGAGCTTTCTATTTTCTTACCGATGACTTCACCTGTTTCTTTGTTAGAGATCCATACGGCTGAGTAACTTTCACTAAGTTGTCCTTCAACGATATATTCTGTATGGGGTTCAGGCGTAAACGTTATATTACCGCGAACAATATTGTTGTCAGAGAAAAGTGTCTGAATTGGGGCTGCATGTGCAGTGGCACCAACAATAGTGAAGGTCTGACTTAACACAGGAACAGCGGTTTCGATGAGTTGAGTGGTAAATTTAAAACCTTGCCCTTGAGTAGCGCTTCTCGATGTTCCCATGCTATTTACGATCATTTTGTTATCTATTTTTTCGAGATAGAAAAGCTCAACCGTACCTTGATCAATTCTGTTTTGGGAGCTTGCGATAATAGCCGAAGGACCCGAATAGTTCTCAGGATACGGATTGTGAACTGTTGCACAGCCGGTGAGTAAAATAACAACTAGAAATAATAACTTTTTCAAAAAACATCCTTTTAATTACACGGAAATCTAACTTTTAAATAAGGGGCGCAGACATGTGGGCTATAATGCGAAGCAGCCCACGTGTATGCGTCCCAGCCTGCGCAGCAGGCGACTTAATTTTTTTGTTATACACAAACCGTTTCTTAACTGCCAGCATGTTGGAGAAAATAGGGTAAATGTACCGAACAAAGTAACCAGGGCTTTAAACTTTTACTAGCAGCCAGAAAAGAGAGCGGCCTGAGTTGAAAAGCAAAGTTTTCAAGTTACCTTCGATGCTGACCGAAAGCCCCAAAAAAACCCAAAGCCGTTGTAAAAAAGCACCGAACTTCGGCCTGACTTTTATTAAAAAATGGGTGGTGTATAACACTAAGCTAAGGGGCAAATGCACAATGCGATAATCGCGAAGCCGCATTGTGTATTTGTCCCAGCAGCCCGCGCAGCGGGATGCGACTTGAGCGTTTTGTTAGGTGCGTTCACGAAAAGTTCTC
The DNA window shown above is from Alteromonas sp. KC3 and carries:
- a CDS encoding transposase, giving the protein MANKKKVHAYTEEFRKEAVRRADQKGNSNQSVAAELGISAQQIYNWRRQFRAE
- the lspA gene encoding signal peptidase II, yielding MKKRVLILLLLLLPLVGCDQFSKVQAVNYLMGSQPISYLNGFLVLTYHENPGAFLSLGSSLPHETRTIIFSAFVTLFLLAVFAYLCLKPLSNASFIVGSLILAGGIGNVYDRLTNTGRVIDFLLLQLGPLHTGVFNLADVFIMMGVFLAAFFSTQWGKNLTNKLSRSRWSLGR